A segment of the Microbacterium luteolum genome:
CGAGACGATCTACACCTACAGCGAGCAGGAGATGCACGCGCTGCTGGCGAAGCTCCGCAAGTCGGGCAAGCGCTGGCACGAGCCGATCCAGCGCTACAAGGGCCTCGGTGAGATGGATGCCGAGCAGCTGGCCAACACGACCATGGACCGTTCCGGGCGCCTGCTGCGCCGGGTGCGCATGGAGGATGCCGAGGCGGCCGGTCGCGTCTTCGAGCTGCTCATGGGCAACGAGGTCGCGCCGCGTCGCGAGTTCATCATCGACTCCTCTGGGCGCCTGTCGCGCGAGGCCATCGACGCCTGATCGCGTCAGCGGACGGTCGCGAGAGCTGCCTCGTAGACGCCGAGGAGCGCGGCGCGATGCGTCGTCTGCGCGATCTGCTCGCGATGCGCGGCGGCGGCGGCGCTCAGCCGAGCGACCTGCGCGGGATCGTCGCGCAGGCGCGCCAGGACGGTGGCGAGGCCGGCGGCATCCGGGGTCGGGGTGACGATCCCGCCGCCGGACGGCAGCGTCTCGGCCAGATCGGGGTCCGTGACGACCACGGGGAGGCCGGAGGCGATCGCCTCGAGCAGCACCATGGGCTGATTGTCGAAGTCGAGCGAGCTCGAGACCAGCACATGCGCCCGATGCATCGCCGCGAGGACTTCGGACTGCGGCACCGGTCCGTGGACCTCGACGCGGCCGTCGGCGATCTGGGCTGCGTGTCGCGATACCGCGCCTCGGGAGACCCCGTCGCCGTACAGGTGCGCGACGATGCCCGGCACCTGGCCGACGGCGTCGAGGAAGACCTCCGGACGCTTCTCGGGTGACAGCCGCCCGCACCACATCACCTGCAGGGGCTCACCGGGTCGGATCACGCGCGCTTCGGCATTGCCGATGTCATCCAGGACCGACTGCTCGAGGCCGTTCGACAGCACGGTGATCGGGGTGTCCACGCCCTGGGCGAGGAGCTTCTCGGCGAAGTGGGCGGAGGGCACGATCACCTGGTCGGCATGGTTCGCCTGACTGACCATGAGCCGCCACATCCGCCGGGCCGTCCGCGTGCGGGTGTACGGAGCCGAGGAGTCGACGCGGGCGCGGTCGTGGCTCATCCGCCGCCGGTGCATCCCGGCGAGCAGCGCCGTGGTCACGCTCGGCAGCGGGAGGACCGAGCGCGTGTAGACGTCGATCCGGCCGTGCATGGTCTGCACGATCGGGATGCCGAGCGCCCTCGCTGCCTCGAACCCCGCGAGGGCGGCGAACATCTCGGTGTGCACGTGCACGACGTCGACCTCGCGGCTTCGGAGCTCATCCCGCAGGCACGCCGCTGCGGCCGACGGCGTCCAGGTGAACGGGTAGCCGTCCGGTGCGAAGCCCCGGGCAGTGGGAAGCCGGACGACCGCGGGGTCGGTGCTCGGCTCGGCGAGCGGGGCGAAGACCAGCACGTCGTGTCCGTCGCGCTCCAGCTCCTCCTTGTGCGCCTTGATCACCGTCTGCACGCCGCCGAGCGTGGGCAGGTAGTAGTCGGTCACCATGGCGATGCGCACCCCCTCAGACTAGGGCCGCTATGGTGAAGAGCATGTCCGGAGCCCGTGTGCTGGTGACGGGGGCGAGCGGGTTCCTCGGCGGTCACGTCGTGCGTGATCTGCGCTCTCACGGGTTCGAGGTCTTCGCCGCCGGGCGCAATGCTGCCGCCCTCGCCGCCGTCGCCGACGGAGAGCACCGCATCATCGGCGATCTGGCGTCCCTGGCGTCCGCGGAGCTTCCCGTCGACGCCGTGATCCACTGCGCCGCGCTCTCGACGCCCTGGGGCCCGTGGAGGGCCTTCCTTGAGGCGAACATCGAGGGGACGGCGCATGTCGTCGAGTTCGCCCGTCGCAACGGCGTGCGAAGGCTCGTGCACGTGTCCTCGCCGAGCGTCTACGCGGCACCGCGTGATCGCGTCGCCATCCGCGAGGACGACGTGGACACACGCAATCGTCTCAACGGATACATCCGCTCGAAGATCGCCGCCGAGACCCTTCTCCAGGACGCCCGGCGGGCGGCGGCCTTCCCGGAGCTCGTGATCGTGCGACCCCGGGGGCTGATCGGAGTCGGGGACCCGAGCCTGGTGCCGCGTCTGCTGGACGTGCATCGTCGCGTCGGGATCCCGCTGTTCGACGGGGGAGGGAACCTGATCGATGTCACGGCCGTCGAGAATGTCGCGACGGCGCTCCGGCTCGCGCTCGATGCCGGCGATCCCGCGGGTGGCGTGTACAACATCACCAACGACGATCCCCGGCCGTTCCGCGACCTGCTCACGACCCTTCTCGAGCTCATGGGAGAGGTGCCTCGGATGCGCCCCATGAACAGACGGTTCGCGTGGATGCTGGCCTCGGCCCTCGAAGCCGTCTGCCGTGTGATCCCCGGTCGCCCGGAACCGCCTCTCACCCGCTACACGCTCAGCACGATCGCCTACTCGCAGACTCTCGATCTCACCCGGGCGAAGGCCGAGCTCGGCTACCGGCCGCTCGTGTCGCTCGACGAGGCGCTCGCCCGTGCGGCCGCCGATCAGAAGGCGCACGCGTGAGCGCGCGTCTGCGGCACTACGTCTGCGGGAGCACGGCGCATGATCTCTCCGCCATGTTCCGCGGCGGCGCGCGCGAGTCGCGCGAGTTCCCCTCCGGCGTGTTCCTGTTCGACGGCTCGGACGGACGGCGCGTGCTCTTCGACACCGGCTATGCCCCCGGCGCCTGGCGCACGGGGTGGCGGGGTGCGGCCTACCGCCGCCTGCTCCCGCCGAAGGTCGAAGCCGGCGACGACATCGCCCGGCAGCTGGCCGACGACGGCGTCGACCCGTCGTCCATCACCCACGTCGTGCTCTCCCACCTGCACCCCGACCACATCGGGGGGATCGCGAGGTTCCCCACGGCGACCTTCGTGATGACTCCGGGCCAGCGGAGTTCGCTGACCGCACCGCGCCTGCGCGCCGGCATCCTCACGGGTCTCCTTCCGGACTGGTTCGACGACGCGACGCGGATCGTGCTCGACGACGAGGCGTTCCAGGTGATCGATATCGGCGGCATCCCCCTGCGCGGCGCGGATCTCTTCGGCGACGGGTCCTACGTCGTCGTGGATCTTCCCGGCCACGCGGACGGGCACATCGGCGCGCTGGTGGACGGGCGCGTCCTGCTCGCCGGAGACGCGGCATGGGGGCGGGACCTGCTCGCGGCGACCGCCGACCTCCGCGCGATCCCTCGGGCCGTGCAGCACGACCACGTCGCCTACCGACGAACGGCCGTGCTCCTGCAGGACGTCGCCGCCGCCGGCATCCGCATCGTCTGCAGTCACGACCCCCTCGGAGCGAAGGAGCTGCTGGACTGATGTCGAGGCTGCGCATCCTGCGGGAATTCGCCGCCGTGCGGTGGGGACGCCCCCTGCGCACGCGCGCGGCTGTCGAACGGCGCCAGGCGCGTCTCCTGAGGCGTCATCTCCGGTTCCTGCGTCACCGATCGCCGCACTTCCGCCGGCTGCTCGAGACGCACGCCTTCGCCGAGCTCCCGCTCATGGACAAGAGCGTGATGATGGGCCGCTTCGACGAGATCAACACGGTCGGCGTGCAGCGCGACGAGGCCCTGGCCCTGGCCATCGCGAACGAGCGGTCCCGCGAGTTCGACGCCGATCTGGGAGAGAACTCCGTCGGCCTCTCCAGCGGCACCAGCGGGCACCGCGGACTCTTCATCGTCAGCCCGCGGGAACGGGACGCCTGGGTCGGCACCGTGCTCGCGCGGACGCTGCCGCGCGGGCGGCTCACGGGCCATCGCATCGCCCTTTTCCTGCGCGCGGACAACAGCCTGTACGAATCGGTCGGCTCGAAGGTGGTCTCGTTCTCCTACTTCGACGTGTACGCCGACATGGACGAGAACATCCGCCGCCTCGAGGCCTATCGGCCCACCATCCTCGTCGCACCGCCCTCGGTCCTCCGTCTGATCGCCCGCGCGGCGGACGCCGGGCGCTTCCGCACCGTTCCGCAGAAGGTGTACGCGGTCGCCGAGGTGCTCGAGATCGCCGACGAGGAACGGATCGCGACGTCGCTGCGGCAGCCGAGGATCCACCAGCTCTATCAGTGCACGGAGGGCTTCCTCGCGCACACCTGCGAGGCGGGCGTGATCCACCTGAACGAGGACAGCGTCCTCTTCGAGCGCGAGCAGCTCGACGACCAGCGGTTCACGCCTATCGTGACGGATCTCCGCCGCCGCGCGCAGCCGATCGTGCGCTATCGGCTCGGCGACGTGCTGCGCGCCTGTACGGGCCCGTGCCGGTGCGGGAGCGCCCTCGCGGCGATCGAGCGCATCGAGGGGCGGGAGGGGGACACTCTGGTGTTCCGCGGGCTCGACGGTCGCCGCGTCCCGGTGTTCGCCGACGTCATGTCGCGCGCGCTGCTCTATGCCGAGGGCTTCGACGAGTATCGAGTGGTGCAGACGAACGCGTCGCTGCTCGAGATATCCCTGGACGTGCTCGATGATCGGACGATGGGCAGCGTCACCGCCGAGGTGGATGCCCTCGCCGAGCGACTGGGTTGCGAGCGGCCGGAGATCGTCTTCCAGCCGTACATGCGGGACGGATCGGTGAAGCTGCGCCGAGTGGCGCGGACCTGGAGGGGGGATGCCGATGAGGAGCTGTGAGATCGTCGGCTGGGGCAGCGTGCTGCCCGAGCGCACCGTGCGTTTCGGCGACGAGGTGCGCTATCGCATCGCGGACGACATGTCGCATCTGGACATGCTGGCGGCGGCGTGCGAGCGGGCTCTGACGCGCGCCGGTATCGGCATCGACGAGGTGGATCTCGTCCTCGGGGCATCGGCGGCCGGCATCCAGCCGATCCCGTGCACGGCGGCACTGGTCCTCGAGCGGCTGACTCTCGAGGGGCATGCTGCGGCATTCGACGTGAACTCGACCTGCACCAGCTTCATCACCGCGCTCGACGTCGCCTCGCGGTACCTCGATTCCGGCGACCACGACACGATCCTCGTGTTCTCGGGCGATGTCGGGACACGGTTCCTCAACCCCGACCAGCGGGAGAGCTACGAGCTGTTCAGCGATGCCGCGGCAGCCGTCGTGCTGCGTCGATCGGACGACCCGTCGCGTGGCGTGATCGCCAGCGCACAGCAGACCTGGCCCGCCTACGCGCACGACACCGAGATCCGCGGCGGACTCTCGCACTCGCCTGCCCAGCTCTACGCGGAGAGCGACCCTGGCGACTACCTCTTCGACATGAACGGCCGCCGCGCGCTCCTTGGGATGATGCGCGTGCTGCCCGCATTCTTCGAGCGCTTCCACGAACGCCACGGCATCGACTACGACGACGTGGCGCTGTGGGTCCCGCACCAGGCCTCCGCCGCGCTCGGCCCCATGCTCGACCGCCTGGGCATCCCGGTGGATCGCCGCGTCGACGAGGTCGCGGCGTTCGGGAACATGGTCTCCGCGTCCGTGCCGTTCATGCTCACGCGGGCTCTGGACGCGGGACGAGTGGGCGCCGGCGACACCGTGATCCTGTGCGGCACCGCCGCCGGGCTCACCGCGAACGTGCTCGCGCTGCGCCTCTGACTTCGGGGACGTCGTCCGTCCGTCAGACGATCGTGCGGCCGATGCTGCCGATGACCCCGTCGATGGGCTGACCGGAGCCGTCGCGACGCGCTCCGGGCTCCGGGAGCTTGCGCACCGCGCCGGTCGGGTCGACCGCCTGTGCGGGGCTCGGACCCACCCAGGCGATCGTGAGCCGGTCCTCGCCCTTCAGGAACGAATGCGCCCGGACACCGCCGGTCGCGCGGCCCTTCGCCGGGTACTCGCTGAACGTCGAGACCTTCGCCCGCCCCGGGTCGGTGCCCGGCAGGATGCTGTCGCCGCCCGAGACCGTCGCGACGACCGCGTCGGAGCCCGGGGCGACCACGCCGAAGAAGAGCACGGAGGCGCCGGCGGAGAGCTTGACGCCCGCCATTCCGCCGGCAGGGGCGCCCTGCGGCCGGACCGCGGACGCCGCGAAGTGCAGCAGCTGCGCATCGGTCGTCACGAACACGAGTTCGGCGTCGTCCGGCGCCTCGGCCGCGCCGACCACCGTGTCACCGGGCTTCATGCCGATGACGTCGAGCTCGGGACGGACCGGGAGGGATGCCGGGACGATGCGCTTGACGGTGCCCTGAGCCGTGCCGAGAGCGATCGGCGTCTCGCTGTCGAAGCGCACGAAGCCGATGATCCGCTCGTTCTTGGACAGGAGGCCGAGGTAGTCGCGGAGAGGCGTCCCGGCTGCGAGCTGCACGGATGTCGCTGGCACGGACGGGAGATCGACGGGGGAGAAGCGCATGACGCGGCCTGCGCTGGTCAGCGCGCCGAGCTCCGCCCGCACCGTGGTCTCGACGGTCGTCAGGATGGCGTCGTGCTTGCTCCGTCGCGCGGGAACGCCCAGCTCCTGTCCCTCGACGCGGTCGACGCGCACGGCGCGGCCGGTCGTGGAGAGCACGAGCACGGTCGGGGCGTCGGCGATCTGCAGGTCGACGGATCCCTTCGTGGCACGCGGCTTCGGGGGAGCGGCGTTCATGAGCAGTGTGCGGCGCGGGGTGCCGTAGGCATCGGCGGCGGCGTCCAGCTCGCGTGCGACCACAGCGCGGAGCAGCACCGGGCTCTCCAGCAGTTCGCGCAGCGCGGCGATCTCCGCGAGCAGGGAGTCGCGTTCCGCCTCCAGCTCGATGCGGGAGAACTTGGTGAGCCGGCGCAGCCGCAGCTCGAGGATGTACTCGGCCTGCAGCTCGCTCAGATCGAAGACCGAGCGCAGCCGCGCTCGAGCCTGCTCCGAGTCGTCGGACGAGCGGATGACCTGGATGACCTCGTCGATGTCGAGGATCGCGATGAGCAGCCCCTCGACGAGGTGCAGGCGCTCCTCACGGCGGGCCAGACGGTAGCGGCTGCGTCGGGTGATGACCTCGAGGCGGTGGCCGACGTAGACGCTCAGCATCTCCTTGAGGCCGAGCGTGCGCGGCTGGCCGTCGACGAGAGCGACGTTGTTGATGCTGAAGGAGTCCTCCAGCGGCGTCAGCCGGTAGAGCTGCTCGAGCACGGCGTTCGGGTCGAAGCCCGTCTTGATGCCGATGGCGACGCGCAGACCGTGGTTGCGGTCGGTGAGGTCGGTGACGTCGCTGATGCCCTGCAGCTTCTTCGCCTGGACCGCGTCGCGGATCTTCTCGATGAGACGCTCGGGGCCCACCATGTACGGCAGTTCCGAGACGATGATGCCGGTGCGCCTCGGACCGAGCGGCTCGACCGAGACCTTGCCGCGCACCTTGAGCGCGCCGCGGCCGTTCGTGTACGCGTCCTTGACGCCGTCGAGCCCCATCAGGATGCCCCCGGACGGGAAGTCCGGGCCCGGGACGAACTCCATGAGCTCCTCGGTGGTGGCATCCGGGTTCTCGAGCAGGTGCGTCGCGGCGGCCACGACCTCGATGAGGTTGTGGGGCGCCATGTTGGTCGCCATGCCGACCGCGATGCCGCTGGCGCCGTTGACCAGGAGGTTCGGGAACGCCGCGGGGAGCACCGCCGGCTGCTGGAACTGACCGTCGTAGTTCGGGATGAAGTCGACGACGTCCTCGTCGAGGTTCTCGGTCAGGGCCATCGCCGGAGCTGCCAGGCGCGCCTCGGTGTACCGGGCGGCGGCCGGCCCGTCGTCGAGCGAGCCGAAGTTGCCGTGTCCGTCGACCAGCGGTACCCGCAGCGCCCACTCCTGAGCGAGCCGTACGAGGGCGTCGTAGATCGCGGTGTCGCCGTGGGGGTGCAGCTTTCCCATGACCTCGCCGACGACGCGGGCGCTCTTGACGTGGCCGCGATCGGGGCGCAGGCCCATCTCGGCCATCTGGTACAGGATTCGACGCTGCACGGGCTTCAGACCGTCGCGCGCGTCGGGCAGGGCGCGCGAGTAGATCACCGAGTACGCGTACTCGAGGAACGAGCCCTGCATCTCGCTTCCGAGGTCGATGTCCTGGATGCGTTCCTCGACGGGCTCGGGCGGCGGGGTTTTCGGCATGGACTTCCTGGGGGCGTAGAGGAGCCTGTGTCAGACTGGCTCGGATGTCCTTCATGCTACCGTCCGAGTCGCCCGGTGCCCGGAGCATCGTCGGGGTGGCGGACGACCTGTTCGCCGCGTTGCGCGGTGAATCCGCCGTGCTGCCGCGCGCGGAATCGGTGGTGCTGGTCGTGATCGACGGCCTCGGTGCCATCAGCCTCCGCGCGCACGCCGGCCATGCCAGGGCGCTCACGGCGGGGATGGCGAAGCGCGATGTCGCGCATTCGGTCTTCCCCTCGACGACGGCCGCGGCATTGACGAGCATCGTCACGGGAGTGTGGCCCGGCGAGCACGGTCTCGTCGGATACCGGGTGCTCGACCGGAGCCGTGACGTGCTGGTCAACCAGCTGAGCGGCTGGGAGACCGACGGGATCGATCCGCTGGTCTGGCAGCCGGCGGAGACGATCTTCGAGCGGGCGACCGCGCGAGGACACGGGAGCTTCGCCGTGGGCGTCGCCGCCTACGCCCGCAGCGGCTTCACCAGGGCGACGTTGCGCGGGGCCGAGTTCGTCGCCGCCACCACGCCCGCGGATCGCGTGGCGACCGCCTACGACCTCGCGCAGCGGCATCCGGGTTCGCTGGTCTACTGCTACCTGCCGGAGGTCGACAAGGCCGGCCACAAGCACGGCGTCGATTCGCCCGAATGGGTGACCGCGCTGGAGGACATCGACGCGGCCCTCGCGGTGCGCGCACCGGCGGGAGTCGGCGTGCTCGTCACGTCCGATCACGGGATGGTCGATGTCCCGGCGAATCGGCAGGTCGTACTCGAGGAGGAGCATCTCGCCGGCATCCGCCATGTGGGCGGTGAGCCGCGGATGCTGCACGTCTACCTGGAACCGGATGCCGACCGCGCCGCGGTCACCGCGCGCTGGCGCGCCGATCTGGACGGCGCGGCCGATGTCATCACGCGCGACGAAGCCATCGGACACGGGCTGTTCGGCCCGACGGTCGGAGCCGCGGCGGCGTCACGGATCGGCGACCTGCTGGTCGTCGCCCGCGGCGCGGGTGCCGTGTACGACGGTACGGCGGCGGATCAGCGCGGCCGAGGGATGGTCGGACAGCACGGCGGCCTCACACCGGAGGAACGACAGGTTCCGCTGATCAGGCTCGGTGCCTTCGCCCGCTGAGGCCTGTGCTCCTCGTCGGGGCTCTTCGTCCGTGCGGGTCTATTCGTCGGTGCGGGCGCCGAAGACGATCTCGTCCCACGACGGCATGGCGTTGCGGCGCCGTCGGCGTGCACCGCTGTCCGCCGCGTCGGCGCCGGACGGCTTGGGCGTCGGCGCCGCAGGCTCCGGCTCGTCGGCCGGCTGGTCGAACGCGTCGAACAGTGAGATCGGGCTCTGTCCGCCGTCGGACTCCTCGACGTCGTCGATCAGCGGTGCGGTCTCGCGCTGACCACGGCGGCGGCGGAGCGCCTCGAGCAGATCGGCGGTCTCGGGGTTGGTCTTCTGGGACTCGGGCGCGCGATTGATCGCGGCGTCCTGTGCAGCGGCGTCGGACCGCTCCGGCAGGGACGGGTCCTCCACGCCGCCGTCCGGCGCAGGCAGCAGCCGAGGACCGAAGGCGCCGGAGTCGAACCGGCTCTCGTCCTTGTACGGCGAGGTGGTGCGCTCGTGGTCCACGGCGCGCAGGCGGGGGATGAGCCCCTCGGGCAGCGAACCCTGGCGCGAGAGCTGCGTGGCGTCGGCGTTGAGCGGCGCCAGCGCGCTGCGGCGGGGGTCGAAGCTCCACCGGGCGTCGTGGTCGACGTCGTTGGCGGTGAACTCCAGCTTGATGACCCAGCCGGATTCCTCTTTCCAGCTCGCCCAGCGCTCCGAGGATGCGGCGACGTCGGCGAGCTTGTCGCGCACGGCGGCGCCGAACGTCGGCTGCGCGTCGGGCTCGACCTCGCTCCCGATCAGGACCGGCACGGCGAGCGCCTGACCGATGATGTGCTCACGCTCCGCGAGGACCGGACCTTCGAAGCGCGCGACGTCGTCGACGCTGATCCCGAGGAGCTCGGAGACCTCGATTGCGGTGAGTCCGGCGCGGATCTGCGCCTGGATGTCCCGAGGACTTGCGGCGAGCCGCTGACCCGCCGGCTCCGCCTGGCGAGTGGCGCGTCGGATCTCGCGCTGCAGCACGTCGTCGATGGGCAGCGCGAAGCGCTCGCCCGACTCGGTGGCGAGTACGAGCACTCCTGCCTCTGTGCCGACGATGGTGACGTTTTCCATGCGAATGCCCCTCTGATGGGTGTGCGTTCATGGTGCCACGCGACGGCCGCTGCGACCGGGAATAGCCTGGGCGTGCCGTGAGTTTGGTATGTCGCACGGACCGGCATTTGCTTATTGCGTTCGGGTCGTGCAAACTATGGCCGCCGATTACCCGACGGCGCACCACCCACTCGCACCATGAAAGTGGAGATCTACCGCATGGCAACCGATTACGACGCTCCCCGCAAGAGTGAAGACGACTCCGAGTCGATCGAAGCCCTCAAGGAGCGTGTGCCGGACAAATCCTCCGGCTCAAGCGGGGACGAAGACTCCGACAACCCGTCGAACTTCGACCTCCCGGGTGCCGACCTTTCCGACCTCGAGCTCGACGTCGTCGTGCTGCCCGCGCAGCAGGACGAGTTCACATGCATGAGTTGCTTCCTCGTGAAGCACCGCTCGCAGCTCGACCACGAGGGCGCATCCGGGCCCATCTGCAAGGAGTGCGCTGCGTAGCAGCCCTCTGAGCGACGTCTCACGCGCCCCCGATCATCCGATCAGGGGCGCGCTGTCGTCTGCGGCGCCCTTCTCAGTGGGCGGCGCGGATGGCGGCGGCGAGACGGTCCGGCGTCCTGCTGGAGATCGTCCACGCCTCGACCGGGTCGTCCTGGTCGGTGTCCGGCACGACGACGATGCCGTCGATGCCCCCGCGGATCAGGTGCCAGCCACGTGCCGGGAGGCCGGGGCCGCGCGCCTGCCTAGCGTCCTCACCCGTGAGCGCGACCGGCTCGCCGAGGAAGCGGGCGTCGATGTGCGCGCGTCCGACCCGCAGCGTCGTGCCTTCGACCGAGACGACAGGGGCGGCGGCGATGAAGGACGTCACGAGGACCGCCGATACGGCCGCCCCCGCGATCAGTGCGACGGTCGAGCCGACCGGCACGAAGATGAGCGAGACCATGGGTCCGGCGAGTGCGACGGTGACGAGCAGCCAGAGGCTCGGAGCGAGCCGTTCGCGGTAGCGCGGACGTGCGTCTGTGGCGGTGTTCTGCATTAGCCTCATGGGGTGACCGATTCCGTTGATGTCCCCATTATCGCCGCTGTGGTCCCCGGATACGCCCACCCGGGCGATGCCGGTGCCGACCTGGTGGCCGCGGAGGCCGTCCGTCTCGAGCCGGGGGAGCGCGCCCTCGTCGCCACCGGCGTGCGTATCGCGCTGCCCGACGGATTCGCCGCCTTCGTCGTGCCGCGGAGCGGACTCGCGGCGAAGCACGGCATCTCGATCGTGAACTCTCCCGGAACGGTCGACGCCGGGTACCGCGGCGAGATCAAGGTGAGCCTGATCAACACCGACATCCGGAACGCGTACGATGTGGCCGTCGGCGATCGCATCGCGCAGCTGATCGTCATGCCCGTGACACGCGCCACGTTCATCCCGGTCGACGAGCTGCCCGACAGCGTCCGCGGCGATGGGGGCTTCGGCTCCACCGGGTACCAGGCAGGGCTCCACCAGAACGAAGCAGGACAAGGCTGATGACTGACAACAACGCGACTCCCTCGAAGTCGGCGCCCGACGACCGGGCCACCGAGGGACCCTTCGACGACTCCGAGGCGAACCCGGTTCGGCCCTACATCGACCTCGGCGGGATCAAGATCCTGCCGCGCGAGGGACTGAACCTGCGCCTCGAGGTCGAAGAGCAGTCCAAGCGCATCGTGGCCGTCGGCCTCGACTATGCGGACTCCTCGCTGCAGGTGCAGCCGTTCGCCGCGCCGCGGTCCGGTGGGCTCTGGGATGAGACCCGCGTGCAGCTGCGCGATCAGGTCAAGGCGCAGGGCGGTCGGGTCGAGGAGCGCGAGGGCGCCCTGGGCAAGGAGCTGCTGGCCGAGGTGCCCGCGACCGCGAACG
Coding sequences within it:
- the sepH gene encoding septation protein SepH encodes the protein MENVTIVGTEAGVLVLATESGERFALPIDDVLQREIRRATRQAEPAGQRLAASPRDIQAQIRAGLTAIEVSELLGISVDDVARFEGPVLAEREHIIGQALAVPVLIGSEVEPDAQPTFGAAVRDKLADVAASSERWASWKEESGWVIKLEFTANDVDHDARWSFDPRRSALAPLNADATQLSRQGSLPEGLIPRLRAVDHERTTSPYKDESRFDSGAFGPRLLPAPDGGVEDPSLPERSDAAAQDAAINRAPESQKTNPETADLLEALRRRRGQRETAPLIDDVEESDGGQSPISLFDAFDQPADEPEPAAPTPKPSGADAADSGARRRRRNAMPSWDEIVFGARTDE
- a CDS encoding NAD-dependent epimerase/dehydratase family protein, producing MSGARVLVTGASGFLGGHVVRDLRSHGFEVFAAGRNAAALAAVADGEHRIIGDLASLASAELPVDAVIHCAALSTPWGPWRAFLEANIEGTAHVVEFARRNGVRRLVHVSSPSVYAAPRDRVAIREDDVDTRNRLNGYIRSKIAAETLLQDARRAAAFPELVIVRPRGLIGVGDPSLVPRLLDVHRRVGIPLFDGGGNLIDVTAVENVATALRLALDAGDPAGGVYNITNDDPRPFRDLLTTLLELMGEVPRMRPMNRRFAWMLASALEAVCRVIPGRPEPPLTRYTLSTIAYSQTLDLTRAKAELGYRPLVSLDEALARAAADQKAHA
- a CDS encoding MBL fold metallo-hydrolase: MSARLRHYVCGSTAHDLSAMFRGGARESREFPSGVFLFDGSDGRRVLFDTGYAPGAWRTGWRGAAYRRLLPPKVEAGDDIARQLADDGVDPSSITHVVLSHLHPDHIGGIARFPTATFVMTPGQRSSLTAPRLRAGILTGLLPDWFDDATRIVLDDEAFQVIDIGGIPLRGADLFGDGSYVVVDLPGHADGHIGALVDGRVLLAGDAAWGRDLLAATADLRAIPRAVQHDHVAYRRTAVLLQDVAAAGIRIVCSHDPLGAKELLD
- a CDS encoding DNA gyrase/topoisomerase IV subunit A codes for the protein MPKTPPPEPVEERIQDIDLGSEMQGSFLEYAYSVIYSRALPDARDGLKPVQRRILYQMAEMGLRPDRGHVKSARVVGEVMGKLHPHGDTAIYDALVRLAQEWALRVPLVDGHGNFGSLDDGPAAARYTEARLAAPAMALTENLDEDVVDFIPNYDGQFQQPAVLPAAFPNLLVNGASGIAVGMATNMAPHNLIEVVAAATHLLENPDATTEELMEFVPGPDFPSGGILMGLDGVKDAYTNGRGALKVRGKVSVEPLGPRRTGIIVSELPYMVGPERLIEKIRDAVQAKKLQGISDVTDLTDRNHGLRVAIGIKTGFDPNAVLEQLYRLTPLEDSFSINNVALVDGQPRTLGLKEMLSVYVGHRLEVITRRSRYRLARREERLHLVEGLLIAILDIDEVIQVIRSSDDSEQARARLRSVFDLSELQAEYILELRLRRLTKFSRIELEAERDSLLAEIAALRELLESPVLLRAVVARELDAAADAYGTPRRTLLMNAAPPKPRATKGSVDLQIADAPTVLVLSTTGRAVRVDRVEGQELGVPARRSKHDAILTTVETTVRAELGALTSAGRVMRFSPVDLPSVPATSVQLAAGTPLRDYLGLLSKNERIIGFVRFDSETPIALGTAQGTVKRIVPASLPVRPELDVIGMKPGDTVVGAAEAPDDAELVFVTTDAQLLHFAASAVRPQGAPAGGMAGVKLSAGASVLFFGVVAPGSDAVVATVSGGDSILPGTDPGRAKVSTFSEYPAKGRATGGVRAHSFLKGEDRLTIAWVGPSPAQAVDPTGAVRKLPEPGARRDGSGQPIDGVIGSIGRTIV
- a CDS encoding F390 synthetase-related protein produces the protein MSRLRILREFAAVRWGRPLRTRAAVERRQARLLRRHLRFLRHRSPHFRRLLETHAFAELPLMDKSVMMGRFDEINTVGVQRDEALALAIANERSREFDADLGENSVGLSSGTSGHRGLFIVSPRERDAWVGTVLARTLPRGRLTGHRIALFLRADNSLYESVGSKVVSFSYFDVYADMDENIRRLEAYRPTILVAPPSVLRLIARAADAGRFRTVPQKVYAVAEVLEIADEERIATSLRQPRIHQLYQCTEGFLAHTCEAGVIHLNEDSVLFEREQLDDQRFTPIVTDLRRRAQPIVRYRLGDVLRACTGPCRCGSALAAIERIEGREGDTLVFRGLDGRRVPVFADVMSRALLYAEGFDEYRVVQTNASLLEISLDVLDDRTMGSVTAEVDALAERLGCERPEIVFQPYMRDGSVKLRRVARTWRGDADEEL
- a CDS encoding glycosyltransferase → MRIAMVTDYYLPTLGGVQTVIKAHKEELERDGHDVLVFAPLAEPSTDPAVVRLPTARGFAPDGYPFTWTPSAAAACLRDELRSREVDVVHVHTEMFAALAGFEAARALGIPIVQTMHGRIDVYTRSVLPLPSVTTALLAGMHRRRMSHDRARVDSSAPYTRTRTARRMWRLMVSQANHADQVIVPSAHFAEKLLAQGVDTPITVLSNGLEQSVLDDIGNAEARVIRPGEPLQVMWCGRLSPEKRPEVFLDAVGQVPGIVAHLYGDGVSRGAVSRHAAQIADGRVEVHGPVPQSEVLAAMHRAHVLVSSSLDFDNQPMVLLEAIASGLPVVVTDPDLAETLPSGGGIVTPTPDAAGLATVLARLRDDPAQVARLSAAAAAHREQIAQTTHRAALLGVYEAALATVR
- a CDS encoding DUF4193 domain-containing protein: MATDYDAPRKSEDDSESIEALKERVPDKSSGSSGDEDSDNPSNFDLPGADLSDLELDVVVLPAQQDEFTCMSCFLVKHRSQLDHEGASGPICKECAA
- a CDS encoding alkaline phosphatase family protein, coding for MSFMLPSESPGARSIVGVADDLFAALRGESAVLPRAESVVLVVIDGLGAISLRAHAGHARALTAGMAKRDVAHSVFPSTTAAALTSIVTGVWPGEHGLVGYRVLDRSRDVLVNQLSGWETDGIDPLVWQPAETIFERATARGHGSFAVGVAAYARSGFTRATLRGAEFVAATTPADRVATAYDLAQRHPGSLVYCYLPEVDKAGHKHGVDSPEWVTALEDIDAALAVRAPAGVGVLVTSDHGMVDVPANRQVVLEEEHLAGIRHVGGEPRMLHVYLEPDADRAAVTARWRADLDGAADVITRDEAIGHGLFGPTVGAAAASRIGDLLVVARGAGAVYDGTAADQRGRGMVGQHGGLTPEERQVPLIRLGAFAR
- a CDS encoding 3-oxoacyl-ACP synthase III family protein; translation: MRSCEIVGWGSVLPERTVRFGDEVRYRIADDMSHLDMLAAACERALTRAGIGIDEVDLVLGASAAGIQPIPCTAALVLERLTLEGHAAAFDVNSTCTSFITALDVASRYLDSGDHDTILVFSGDVGTRFLNPDQRESYELFSDAAAAVVLRRSDDPSRGVIASAQQTWPAYAHDTEIRGGLSHSPAQLYAESDPGDYLFDMNGRRALLGMMRVLPAFFERFHERHGIDYDDVALWVPHQASAALGPMLDRLGIPVDRRVDEVAAFGNMVSASVPFMLTRALDAGRVGAGDTVILCGTAAGLTANVLALRL